The stretch of DNA atgaagacgcatttttccgatttgggttcgagcttttcaggttgaagtttcttgacataagcatcgcatccccaaactttcagaaatgacagcttaggtttcttaccaaaccacaattcatacggtatcgtctcaacggatttcggcggagccctatttaaagtgaatgcggcagtctctatagcataaccccaaaatgatagtggtagatcggtaagagacatcatagatcgcaccatatctaatagagtgcgattacgacgttcggacacaccattacgctgaggtgttccaagcggcgtgagttgtgaaactattccacatttccttaagtgcgtgccaaattcatgactcaaatattctaccccacgatctgatcgtaagaacttgattttcctgtcacgttgattctcaacctcactctgaaattccttgaacttttcaaaggtctcagaattgtgtttcattaagtagacatacccatatctactcaagtcatcattgagggtgagaacataacgatagccaccgcgtgcctcaacactcattggaccgcacacatcagtatgtatgatttccaataagttggttgctcgctccattgttccggagaatggagtcttggtcattttgcccatgaggcatggttcgcacgtgtcaaatgactcataatcaagagactccaaaagtccatttgcatggagtttcttcatgcgtttgacaccaatgtgaccaaggcggcagtgccacaagtatgtgaaactatcattatcaaccttacatcttttggcattcacactatgaatatgtgtagcatcacgttcgagattaaataagaataaaccattgaccagcggggcatgaccataaaacatgtctctcatataaatagaacaaccattattctcagatttaaatgagtagccatctcgcattaaacgagatccagatacaatgttcatgctcaaagctggtactaaataacaattattgaggtttcaaactaatcccgtaggtaaatgtagaggtagcgtgtcgacggcgatcacatcgaccttggaaccattcccgacgcgcatcgtcacctcgtccttcaccagtcttcatttattccgcagttcctgttttgagttacaaatatgagcaactgcaccggtatcaaatacccacgagctactacgagcgttggttaggtacacatcaataagatgtatatcacatatacctttggtattgccggccttcttatccgctaagtacttggggtagttccgcttccagtgaccgtttcccttgcaataaaagcactcagtctcaggcttgggtccattctttggcttcttcccggcagcttgcttaccgggcgcagcaactcccttgccatccttcttgaagttctttttacccttgcctttcttgaacttagtgattttattcaccatcaacacttgatgttcctttttgatttccacctccactgatttcagcattgaatatacctcaggaatggtcttttccatcccctgcatattgaagttcatcacaaagctcttgtagctaggtgggagcgactgaaggattctgtcaacgaccgcatcatctgggagattaactcccaactgagacaagcggttgtgcaacccagacattttgagtatgtgctcgctgacgaaactattctcctccatcttacaactgtagaacttgtcggagacttcatatctcttgacccgggcatgagcttggaaaaccattttcagctcttggaacatctcatatgctctgtgttgctcaaaacgcttttggagccctggttctaagctgtaaagcatgccgcactgaaccagggagtaatcatcactacgcgcctgccaagcgttcataacatcttgttctgcagggaaaacaggtgcttcacctagcggtgcgtcaaggacatatgctttcctggcagctatgaggataatcctcaggttacggacccggtccatgtagttgttgccatcatctttcagcttggttttctctaggaacgcgttgaagttgagggcaacattagcgtgggccatttgatctacaagacatattgcaaagatttttagactatgttcatgataattaaattcatctaatcaaattattaaatgaactcccactcagatagacatccctctagtcatctaagtgatacatgatccgagtcaactaggccgtgttcaatcatcacgtgagacggactagtcatcatcggtgaacattttcatgttgatcgtatcttctatacgactcatgttcgacctttcggtcttcagtgttccgagaccatgtctgtacatgctaggttcgtcaagtcaacctaagtgtattgcgtgtgtaaatctggcttacacccgttgtatgcgaacgttagaacctatcacacccgatcatcacgtggtgcttcggaacaacgggccttagcaacggtgcacagttagggggaacactttcttgaaattattgcgagggatcatcttatttatgctaccgtcgttctaagaaaataagatgtaaaacatgataaacattacatgcaatcaaatagtgacatgatatggccaatatcattttgctccttttgatctccatcttcggggcgccatgatcatcatcgtcaccggcatgacaccatgacctccatcatcatgatctccatcatcgtgtcttcatgaagttgtctcgccaactattatttctactactatggctaacggttagcaataaagtaaagtaattacatgacgtttatgttgacacgcaggtcataaataaattaagacaactcctatggctcctgccggttgtcatactcatcgacatgcaagtcgtgattcctattacaagaacatgatcaatctcatacatcacatatatcattcatcacatccttttggccatatcacatcacacggcatatgctgtaaaaacaagttagacgtcctctaattgttgctgcaagtttttacgtggctattATAGGTTTCtaacaagaacatttcttacctacgccaaaaaccacaacgtgatatgccaatttctatttacccttcataaggacccttttcatcgaatccgatccgactaaagtgggagagacagacaccctctagccaccttatgcaactagtgcatgttagtcggtggaactagtctcatgtaagcgtacatgtaaggtcggtccgggccgcttcatcccacgatgccgccgaatcaagataagactagtaacggtaagtaaattgacaaaatcaacgcccacaacaacttgtgttctacttgtgcatagaaactacgcatagacctagctcatgatgccactgttggggatcgtagcacaaatttaaaattttctacgcatcaccaagatcaatctatggagtcatctagcaacgagagggagaggagtgcatctatatacccttgtagattgcaagcggaagcgttcaagagaacggggttgatggagtcgtactcgtcgtgatacaaatcatcgatgaccgagcgccgaacgggcggcacctccgtgttcaacacacatacggttgggagagacgtctcctccttcttgatccagcaagggaaggagaggttgatggagatccagcagcacgacggcgtggtgatggaagtagcgggatcccggcagggcttcgccaagcgcaagcggggaggaagaggtgtcacgagagggagggaggcgccagggacttgggtgtggctgccctccctcccctccactatatatagggggcctgggggtgccggcccctagagatcccatctaatggggggggcggcggcctagggggtggcttggccccaagccaggtggaggcgcccccatccccttagggtttccaaccctaggcgcaagggaggcccaaggggggcgcaccagcccaccaggggctggttcccttcccacttcagcccatggggcccttcgggacaggtggccccacccggtggaccccgggaccctttcggtggtcacggtacaataccgatgacccccgaaactttcccggtggccgaaactggacttcctatatacaaatctttacctccggaccattccggaactccttgtgacgtccgggatctcatccgggactccgaacaactttcgggttaccgcatactaatatctctacaaccctagtgtcaccgaaccttaagtgtgtagaccctacgggttcgggaaccatgaggacatgaccgagacaactcttcggccaataaccaacagcgggatctggatacccatgttggctcccacatgttccacgatgatctcatcggatgaaccacgatgtcaaggattcaaaaaatcctgtattcaattccctttgtcaatcggtatgttacttgcccgagattcgatcgtcggtatcccaatacctcgttcaatctcgttacctgcaagtcactttactcgtttcgtaacacgtcatcccgtgaccaacccttagtcacattgagctcattacgatgatgtcttaccgagtgggcccagagatacctctccgtcatatggagtgacaaatcccagtctcaattcgtgccaacccaacagacactttcagagatacccgtagtgcaccttcatagtcacccagttacgttgtgacgtttggcgcacccaaagtattcctacagtatccgggagttgcacaatctcatggtctaaggaaaggatacttgacattagaaaagctctagcagacgaactacatgatcttgtgctatgcttaggattgggtcttgtccatcacatcattctcctaatgatgtgatcccattatcaatgacatctaatgttcatagtcaggaaaccatgactatctgttgatcaacgagctagtcaactagaggctcactagggacatgttgtggtctatgtattcacacatgtattacgttttccggataacacaattatagcatgaacaatagacaattatcatgaacaagtaaatataataataaccattttattattgcctctagggcatatttccaacaaacaatatcctggtcagtgagtgacggaGTCGAGGAAGACACAGAAGTCCCACTGGAGGGGGAGCGCCTCTGATCTCGCTTCTTCTGGCGACAGTCAGACTCTGGGTGACCTGGCTGGGAGCAGTAACCACAGACGTTGTCACGGCGCGATGTGCCCTTCTCAGCATAAGGAGGACGGCTCACCCCCCTGAAGGAGTAGGTAGGAGCGGCAGAGTAGTGAAGCGAGCAGATGACACAGGAGCCCGGGCGGCCAATACTGGCGGAACCAGAAGCTACCCAGCAGAGCGAAGGCGAGTCTCCTCAGCATGAAGCTCAGCAAGGATCTCTGAGATAGGAACAGgaccacgagcaagcaagtgagcacgGCGAGGCTCAAACTCAGACcggagacgagataagaactcatggacccgctgaaactccatatcagaccgagtagtctgacagcaacgacaggttccacaaacaactgtccaaagagagtcaagctggcgccagatggcagagcactgtgaatagaactcatcaacagaaGAATCACCTTGCTGAAGTGCGTGCTCTTGGCGCACCACAGATAGgtagagagcatcaccagagggctgatagcgctgacagaGATAAGACCACATCGCTGCAACTATGCCAAGTCCCATGAACTCGGAAGCAAACTGAGGGAGGACACTCGCAGTTAGAATAGCAGCAGCgcgagcatcatcattgcaccactgagtgtaagcagacagaTCATCCTGGTACATAAAAAGAGCATCGGAATAAACGGATACCTGTTGATCATAAGCATCAACCGCAGCATCATCCAGAGCCTTGGCAGCACCCCGGTCAGCCTAAGAAGCAtccgcagcaaggaccggcggcactGGTGGGATTGGTGCCACTGGCGCAACCGGGCATGGCGGACAGGGCACCTCGCCAGAGAGAACACCCAATAGAAGGAGTCCACGCATATGGATGCGCATGAAGCCCACAAActcagcatagttggtgccatcaaaGATGACCGAGCACCGAGGGACAGCGACATAGCCTGAAGAAGACATGAGGAAGCCTCTTTTTTTTGAGTCAACGGGGATAGTATATCCCACGCACTGGATCGAGGGGATCAGGCACTCACGCGCGGGATAGAGGGGATCAGGTACTCACGCGCCCGCTCGCGAGAAGGCGCAAGCTGAATCGAGGGGATCGAGCCCCCAGGCGCTGGAACGAGCGCCTGCTCGCGAGCTCGCGGTACTCCCACACGCCCACGCGCACGACCAGGCAAGTAGAGGCCAGGGGCCGGCGGCAGCAGCAAGAAGCGAGTCCGGCGGGAAGGAGAGGAGCAGCCTgaccgggcggcggcggaggcacgAGGGAGCGACCGGCCACCGGACGAGCTCGAGGTGAGCAGCCGAGCAGCGGGTTCCGGCGGGGCAGCTGGAGAGAGCGGGACGAAGAGAAGGTAGCAGGTCCGTGACGAGGGATGGTCGGCCGACCGAGCAAGAGGCGGCAGCGACCTGGCCGGGGCAGCCGGATCCGTGACGGGAAGGACCGGAATCGAGAGAGAATCTAGCACGAAGTTGCAGCGTGCGATGGAGAGGGGAACCTaacatctgataccatgttggataatCAGCAACTAAGCTTTACTGAGAGCCAATGGCCAGTACATATACAGATGTGGTAAAGTGCAGAaaagccccttatacaatggggatgtacacaatgaactatacacatctaacaggtactccctccgttccgaattacttgtcttggatttgtctagatacggatgtatctagagtcattttagtgctagataccttcgtttctagacaaatctaagacaagtaattcggaacggagggagtacaaacatTAAAGGTGCTAGCATAATGTTTTTACATCCTACGCTTAAGCCCCTATAAATATATGCATGTAATCACCTTTGACGTAAAAAATAAGGCATAAAAATAGTATTGGTGACCTAGCAAATTGTTTTTTTAGGGAAGACAAAGCAAATTGTTGTCAATAGTTGTTATAATCAGTGCCAAACAAGAATGCAGTTTGGCTTCCAGCCCATAGTTGAATGCGGACACGGATCCATCTCAGAAATTTCTGTTAGTATGATTCCTTCAGGTTCTGTAGTAGCTCTACACGTAAGCAGTCAAAATCAGTGTACCATCATATCTTATTGTAGTACTTCTATTAGATAGAGAAACCGCAAGCATGAATTTAAATAAAGAGATCACTTAAAAAACAGATTTGTGACCAGATCACAGTATTCAGCATAAGAAAAATGCACGTTCCTGTTTGTGACGCGGTAGTTCTACTGACACGGCACATACTGAATTTTAGTTATTTGCATATCATGTTCAAATAACTTGCATGAAGTTTTAAATTAGCACCTGATCAGTTAGATGGGCTAAAAGTTTTCAGGAGTAAGTCTGGTTTCGGTAATTCAAAGAAACTTTGGTGGTGCTTGATCTACAGAATTTAAAGAAATGGCCAGATGATGTAGGAGAACTGATCAGATCATGTtactaagaaaagaaaaaaaactctcAACTGGTATAAAGAAAAGATTAAAAAAACACATCCTTAATATGATGAGTGGAAATTTTTGTTTAACAAAAATGCTCAAATGGTAGCAGCTTCTATAAATAAGCTTGCCACAGCAAACATAGTTCTTTAGAAATGCAAAAGAACAATGAGCTGCATATTACTGACATGGAAAGAAGCAGAAGTACATTCTCAAAGGACAGTAGCTCTGGCACCGAGCAGAGTCATCTGATCATACAGTTAATTAGCGGTCTACTAACCTGTGCATTCGACACAGAATGTTAGTGAAACCACCAGGATTTGCCAGCAAAATGAGATCCAAGAAAATTGATGGCATCGTATATCCGCCACTTGTGTAGTGATACAGATTGTTTATATTGTAAATCATGTATGTTGATCACCTATCCTGAGAGGGAGGGCAGAGTATCATTAGGATGCAGCAAAACAGGAAACCAACACTTCTGTTTTTGCAAATCTACAGAAGGCTCACCTATCCTGAGAGGGAGGGCAGAACATCATTCGGATGGAGCGAAACAGGAAACAAATGTtaggaatatgcaacttgtattcccatgaggccataggccgatatatatacatgtacatgtgtggaacatatgcaggaaacccttatacaacgggataaatacaaaggggtacatgacttatattataactctaacacccccctcaaactcatggtggatgaacaacactgagtttggagagataaaagccatgttatgctctagtctgggccttcgtcaggaaatccgccaactgtaactcggaaggcacatactgaagagcaataacctgatcctgcacaccatcgcgcacatagaaagcatcaacaccaatatgcttggtgagctccTGCTTCACAGGATTGCACGCAATGCTAatagcacctgtactgtcagataagagcggagtcggtgtagtgacagaaacaccaaaatcctgaagtaaccaccgtaaccaagtcacctctgccgtcaaaagagccattgcttgcaactcagcctcggcactcgaacgggaaactgcaatctgtttcttcgtcttccaggcaatgagagaaccaccaagaaaaacacagtaagcagaaagtgaacggcgatctgaaggatcactagcccacgtagcatccgaataagcctgaagctgtaaagaactggagcgaggaaagaatagacggtgagagattgtgccccgaagatatCGGAGAACACGAAGGAGGTGACTATAGTGGACCGATGTGGGAGCGGAGATgaactgactcagaatatgaaccggataagagatatccggacgagtgacagctagatagacaagactgccaacaagatgacgataacgcaTCGGGTCAGGGAGGGGATCACCATCAGTAgcacggaggtgaacattgagctccataggagtctcaacaatgcGTTCATCGGTAAGAGCAGCATGAGCAAGAAGATCCTAGATATACTTTTCCTGGgatataaaaaagccatcagatgtagaagagacttcaatcccaagaaagtagcgaagaggtccaagatcagacataagaaactgctcactaagacgggcctttacaaaggcaatatactcggggtcATCCCCAGTGATgaccatgtcatcaacatagagaagaagaagagtccgacaacgaggagaaaggtgaataaacaatgctggatcatgagcacttgcTGAAAAACCAGCAGCAGTGACCAtagaggcaaaacgctcaaaccaggcacggggggcttgcttaaggccatagagagagcgacgaagacgacataccatgccatcaggaacagaatacccaggtggtggctgcatgtacacctcctcatgcagctcaccattaagaaaagcattcttaacatcaagctgagatataGACCAGTGGCGTGCAGAGGCAATGACAAGAAGTGTACgaacagtggtcatatgggccacaggagcaaaagtctcgtcataatcacgaccatgctcctgctgaaaaccacgagccaTAAGACGAGCTTTGTGAcactcaagagaaccatcagagcgagtcttaaccttgtagacccacttacaagtgatgggacggactccgggaggaagagaaacaagatcccaggtaccagtgcgttcaagagcagcaatctcctctgccatcgcaaactgccattcaggatgaacaacagcctggcgataagaagtcggctcaagaacagcagCACCAGTGGTGGGAAATCCAAAGCGATCAACAGGCGGACGAGGACGAGAACGCAAGTCGTAAGTAGGCTGAGAGGAAGAGGACGACACATCCACGGAGGCATCCACAGGACGTGAATGACGAGTGTAATACTGAGGAAAAGATGGAACAATAGAAGGAGGAATCGCCAAGGTAGAATCGAGGGGTGGCGACGAAGAAGTCACCAGAGATGAAGGTGTAAAATCCGGTGACATGCTAGACGAGGAGACCGTGGAAGATGGTGGCAGCAAATCGACTAGAGGTGGAGAAGCAGAGGGAGCGGAACGAATAGGCACAGGCTCGACGGGGGTGATAGGTGAGtcaggaaaagtgaggaaagagatatcctccactgaaaaggtcgaggaagatgggcgtggatagaagggacgagactcatcaaaagtcatgTCTCGAGAGATACGCATCCGACGAACGATAGGATCCCAACAatgatagcccttatgctcatcactgtagcctaagaagacacactcaacaaactgagcggtcagtttggtgcgttcgcgaggggcaagaagaacatagcaaacacaaccaaacaagcaAAGCATCGAATAATCGGGAGGACGATAAAAAAGACGCTCGAAAGGAACACCACCCTGTAGAGCAGCGGAAGGCTGGAGATTGATAAGATCGGTGGAGGTGgagacggcctcagcccaaaaatgaggcGGGAGAGAGGCAACAATCAAcaatgcacgagccgtctcaagaagatgacgatgctttcgctcagccacaccattctgagcatgagcactagGACAAGAGAATTGAGAGAGTTCCTTCCTCAGCAAGAACACCACGCAACATCTTAGAGATATACTCGCCAGCAGAGTCAGCACGAAAAACTCGAATGGGTGAAGAGaactgagtatgaaccatggcagcaaaacgcttataaatagacaacacctcactacgagaagtcatgaaataaagccatgtgtaacgagagaagtcatctatgaaaataatatagtatttatgaccacctttcgaagcgaaaggagccggaccccatacatcagaatggactaaatcgaaaggacgcttagacactgactcactatgtgaatatggtaactgaatctgcttgccaagacgacaaccctgacactctaaagagacatctcctgagacaAACCCCAGAAGACCTCAACGAACTAAAGACGACAACCGAGAACCACAcagatgaccaagtcgatgatgccactgcttgaAGGAACCAGTAACGGAGGCGACTAAAGCGGAGGAACTGGTGATAGTGGTGGCAGCagaaggaacatgaagccagtccaactcccaaagaccctgagaatcacggcggcgagggccagccccaaccagAGTGTGCGTGCGACGGTTCTGGACAGAACAAGAGTCAACGTCAAGGATgacgcgacaaccagaatcagtaagttgaccagcagaaaacagattcatggtaagtcgaggaacatgagcaacatcaggaacagaGTAAGGAGTGGTAAGATTGCCTCTACTAACGACAGAAAGTGGAGTACCATCAGCAGTGAGGACATGAACAGGAGAATCCAGCGATAGAAGAGAGGACAAAGTGgaagaatgagaagacatatgaaaagaagctccagagtccagaacccaTGGGGATGTACTTGACTGTGTAGAGGGTGGTTGCTCAGTGCGGGAAGCATCAGTCACAGAACCAGCAGTACCCGTCGAGGAAGAACCTGAAGCCCCGAGCAGACGCTTAAGTCTCAAAATATCCTGCTCAGTCAAAGCAATGGCTGAAGCTGTCGAGGTAGATGACGAAGTCCCTGAAGATGATGATCGTGCCTTGCGCAGGTGTTTCTTCTTTGTGTAGCACTGGGACTCAATATGACCATCATTGTTGCAATAGTCGCAATGTGGACGGGGGCGACCTGAGCCTCCAGAAGGAGTGGGCAAGAGCGGCGGAGCACTCGAGCGAGAAGGGGTCGGTGCAGCAGGTGGCGTAGAAGGAGCCCGAGTAGCAAGCACAGAGGGAACCTCCAGCAAACCAGCACCACGTAAgcgagtctcctcagcacgaatcTCAGAAAGGGCCTACATGAGATAAATACGgccacgagcaaacaactgagcacgcCGGGGCTCAAACTCCTTACGGAGCTGAGACAGGAACTCGTAGACGCGATGAAACTCCAAATTGGCCTTGACAGCCTGGCAACAGGGGCAAGTACAACAACCAGCACTGCGGAGAGAATCAAGCTGGCGCCAGATAGCATAACTCTGTGCatagaagtcatcaacagtagagtcaccctgttgaagagcatgctcctgacggaccacagaaaggtataaggcatcaccagagggctcGTAGCGCTGACGAAGACAGGTCCACATCTCAAAGGCAGTAGGAAGACCCAGAAACTCAGAAGCAAACTGAGGCAGAACACTAGCAGTGAGAATAGCTGCAGCATGAGCATCATCATCAAGCCACTGGGTGTAAACAGACAGAGCACCATGATAAGTCTGAAGAGCCTCCTCATAAGCCAAAACCCTCTCATCATACGCACGATCAGCAGCCTCATCAGCAAGCTTAGCCGCATTCTTGGCGGCCTGATTAGCATCCGTAGGAAGAACCAGTGGAGTCGGCGGAGTAGAGGCCACCGGAGGAACTGGACGTGGCAGACAGcagacctcgccagaaagaacaccccagagacggatgccacgcatgtgaatgcgcataaagccagtgaactcggtgtagttagtaccatcaaagatcACCGGACAGCGAGGGACATCAACATAGCCCGATGCAGCAgacatttttctcttttttctctttttttactgAGCAACAGAAAGCAGACGAAAGACCAAACAGCTAGCGCACAAGCAGACTAGCAGAAGTAGTCCAGCACCACGAGGCGGATGAAACACACCCACGGCTCCACACAGATGGATCGAGCGGCAGATGGATTGAGCCGCAGGTGAGCCTGGCGGATGAGCGGCAAGCGAGCTTGGCAAGTGCAGTAGAGCGGCAGCTCGGAGGGGACGGGAGGACTCGGGCGACTGAACTGCTGGCGGCCGGACGAATCTGCGGGAGACGGACGGGAGGTGCTGACGGGATCGCTCGTGCTGAATTGCTTGAGGCAGGACAACGACGGCGCAAGAGCATGGTTGACCTGCAGAGAGCAGCGGAGGTCAAGAGAAGAAGGGCGGCGGCTGCGTGGACGGTATATTGGATCGAGAACACGAGTTGCGCGTGCTATGAAAAACCtaaggctctaataccatgttaggaatatgcaacttgtattcccatgaggccataggccgatatatatatatatgtacaggtgtggaacatatgcaggaaaccccttatacaacgggataaatacaaaggggtacatgacttgtatattataactctaacaacAAACACTTGTTTTTGCAAATCTACAGAAGGCTCACTGGTCCTTGGCTAAGATCATGTCCAGATGGAGTCAGTGATTCATGCGGTTTGTTAATAACTACTGAAAGGTGTTGATTGATACATCCCCACGTACCCTGGGGTCAGAGATGATGATGATCAATTGATCATGTCGAATATTGACTGAAGTGAGGGCATTGTAATACAAACAAATGCGAATAACCGAAAAGATACAGAAATTGTAGCACTCAACAATTAACAAATGGGCTGCGAGCGGAGTAGTAAGCCCTTCTTTACAATGGAGAAACCATGCAGTTGTGCATATGAGCTAGCACCTAAAATATACCCGGATGGACGGAGTAAGAATTTAAGTGCAGAGAGCACAATAAATCATTTGCAATATTATTCTCTGGGCAGTTCCTTGTGCATATTGTGGTAAAATGTATAGATTCCAAACCGCCATCCCATGGGAGAATTTCTGGTGGATTCACACTATGTACTTCATCTAGAAGTACAATTA from Triticum dicoccoides isolate Atlit2015 ecotype Zavitan chromosome 6A, WEW_v2.0, whole genome shotgun sequence encodes:
- the LOC119317533 gene encoding uncharacterized protein LOC119317533 produces the protein MVLTTPSSLALCAFTCVASVSGVFFLARSAVCHVQFLRWPLLRRLHWFFLRMLIRPPRMRLSLLMRLLIVRMMRGFWLMRRLFRLIMVLCLFTPSGLMMMLMLQLFSLLVFCLSLLLSFWVFLLPLRCGPVFVSATSPLVMPYTFLWSVRSMLFNRVTLLLMTSMHRVMLSGASLILSAVLVVVLAPVARLSRPIWSFIASTSSCLSSVRSLSPGVLSCLLVAVFISCRPFLRFVLRRLAYVVLVCWRFPLCLLLGLLLRHLLHRPLLARVLRRSCPLLLEAQVAPVHIATIATMMVILSPSATQRRNTCARHDHHLQGLRHLPRQLQPLL